A DNA window from Helianthus annuus cultivar XRQ/B chromosome 15, HanXRQr2.0-SUNRISE, whole genome shotgun sequence contains the following coding sequences:
- the LOC110914196 gene encoding uncharacterized protein LOC110914196, whose amino-acid sequence MTRQTGEPYVSLDIESGSERGEQQPPVVQVSPPDVPVSVAGTGTGTGTGIRNKSKIWFEKVSRFLKNRKTVRRPASPTGPGSFVITVPESGTVSLSTEPSFKSAYKDEVKSIKIAWGAILVGLYLLRSEKGFSTLFYTSVILLLLSFFSWLVTDEVYKQADDEDPKEDWLWKFVATLCKCTCATSFFTTLFVIFLPYEVAVIFTIAFGVICVAYTAIVMFGGKVKDHGHTN is encoded by the coding sequence ATGACTAGACAAACCGGAGAGCCGTACGTTTCACTTGACATCGAAAGTGGAAGTGAACGTGGAGAACAACAACCACCTGTTGTACAAGTCTCTCCTCCTGATGTTCCTGTTTCGGTTGCCGGCACCGGCACCGGCACTGGTACCGGCATTAGAAACAAATCCAAAATCTGGTTTGAAAAAGTATCACGTTTTCTAAAGAATAGGAAAACAGTTAGGAGGCCGGCTTCTCCTACCGGGCCAGGCTCGTTCGTTATTACGGTACCAGAATCCGGTACCGTAAGTTTGTCCACTGAACCCTCTTTCAAGTCCGCATACAAAGATGAAGTTAAATCCATCAAAATTGCTTGGGGAGCCATATTAGTCGGCCTATATCTCCTTCGGTCGGAGAAGGGTTTTTCTACATTGTTCTATACGAGTGTAATATTGTTGCTTCTTTCGTTCTTCTCTTGGTTGGTTACGGACGAAGTCTACAAACAGGCCGACGACGAAGATCCCAAAGAGGATTGGTTATGGAAATTCGTGGCAACTTTATGCAAGTGTACGTGCGCCACATCTTTTTTTACGACATTGTTCGTGATTTTCTTGCCATATGAGGTGGCCGTGATCTTTACTATAGCGTTTGGTGTTATTTGCGTAGCATACACCGCAATTGTGATGTTTGGTGGCAAAGTAAAGGATCATGGTCACACAAATTGA
- the LOC110910137 gene encoding topless-related protein 4 isoform X2, translated as MGSVPKPAGFPPLGAHGPFQPAPAPLPSSLAGWMANPSVPHPSVSTVPIGFTPPNNAAEYEALLKRPRTPPTNNPAVDYQTADSEHVMKRTRTFGISDEVNHMPVNMLPVAYMGQSHGQSSYSSDDLPKTVVMTLNQGSVVKSMDFHPVQQILLLVGTSNGDIILWEVGSRKKLAHKNLQALTGYI; from the exons ATGGGCTCTGTACCAAAGCCTGCAGGCTTTCCACCTCTGGGTGCTCACGGT CCTTTCCAGCCTGCACCTGCACCTCTGCCATCATCTCTTGCTGGTTGGATGGCAAACCCATCTGTGCCTCATCCGTCAGTTTCTACAGTCCCTATTGGGTTCACCCCGCCTAATAACGCTG CTGAATATGAAGCTTTGTTAAAGCGACCTAGGACTCCTCCCACCAACAATCCAGCTGTAGATTATCAAACAGCTGATTCTGAACACGTGATGAAGAGAACGCGCACATTTGGGATATCTGATGAA GTCAATCATATGCCTGTAAACATGTTACCTGTTGCTTATATGGGTCAAAGCCATGGTCAAAGCTCTTACTCGTCTGATGATTTGCCTAAGACTGTGGTAATGACCCTAAACCAGGGGTCTGTAGTCAAAAGTATGGATTTTCATCCAGTACAGCAAATTCTGCTTCTTG TTGGAACTAGCAATGGAGACATCATCTTATGGGAAGTAGGTAGCAGGAAGAAGCTTGCCCACAAGAATTTACAAGCGCTTACAGGTTATATATAA
- the LOC110910137 gene encoding topless-related protein 4 isoform X1: MGSVPKPAGFPPLGAHGPFQPAPAPLPSSLAGWMANPSVPHPSVSTVPIGFTPPNNAAEYEALLKRPRTPPTNNPAVDYQTADSEHVMKRTRTFGISDEQVNHMPVNMLPVAYMGQSHGQSSYSSDDLPKTVVMTLNQGSVVKSMDFHPVQQILLLVGTSNGDIILWEVGSRKKLAHKNLQALTGYI, encoded by the exons ATGGGCTCTGTACCAAAGCCTGCAGGCTTTCCACCTCTGGGTGCTCACGGT CCTTTCCAGCCTGCACCTGCACCTCTGCCATCATCTCTTGCTGGTTGGATGGCAAACCCATCTGTGCCTCATCCGTCAGTTTCTACAGTCCCTATTGGGTTCACCCCGCCTAATAACGCTG CTGAATATGAAGCTTTGTTAAAGCGACCTAGGACTCCTCCCACCAACAATCCAGCTGTAGATTATCAAACAGCTGATTCTGAACACGTGATGAAGAGAACGCGCACATTTGGGATATCTGATGAA CAGGTCAATCATATGCCTGTAAACATGTTACCTGTTGCTTATATGGGTCAAAGCCATGGTCAAAGCTCTTACTCGTCTGATGATTTGCCTAAGACTGTGGTAATGACCCTAAACCAGGGGTCTGTAGTCAAAAGTATGGATTTTCATCCAGTACAGCAAATTCTGCTTCTTG TTGGAACTAGCAATGGAGACATCATCTTATGGGAAGTAGGTAGCAGGAAGAAGCTTGCCCACAAGAATTTACAAGCGCTTACAGGTTATATATAA